AAGCTGCGTTCGAAGTCGGGCCATTGCTCGGCGGCCCCTTTGACGACAAACTTCCAGCCAATTTGATTATGAGCTGCCTTGAACGAGTGCATGGCGTCGAGCGGGACAGTAAGCGTAGCGCGTGCTTCCGAGGAGACGCTGTCTCCCGCCGCGGTCTGTTCGCAGGTAGCGAGCAATTGCTCATAGACGCGACGTATGGCCTTGCGGGTGTTTGTGCCCTGGCGGTAGGTGGTCGTTTCTTCGCAGACCAGCTTCAAGTCGAGCCGTTTGATTGTCAGACGGCCTGCCTGCGCCATGTAAACTTCGTACTCTCCGCCCGGCACAAGCGGATTTGCCGAAATCTCGACCAGTGTGGGCCCGATACCCGTGGCGATACGCAATGCCCGTATCAGCAGCCACGCAAACACGACGCCGATCAGCACGCAGGGGATTACAAAGACGGTGAGCAGCCAATCCGGAGCACCTTCCTCGAAGCTGTGCATTACCATCCGCACAAAGATCGCCACGGTGCCGTTCCACAACAGGCAAACAAGCGCCGTGGCAACCAGGCTCCATCCCCCCGTGCCGGGCGGTAATCGATAGGCCAGGACCGTGCCGGGACTGTCGTTCAGATCCTGCGGATCGGGCACAAAGGGGTACGGATCCGCGGTTGCATTCTGCGGCGGCAAAAAGAAATCCAGCCCGGGCGCGTGCTGCGCGGATGCTGCGATGCGCTCGGTCGACTTACCCCAGGTCAAAATCGTATAGATCAACCCACCGCCGCCGACCGAGATGAAGGACCCGGGAATCAACAACATCAGCCAGGCGAACCAGGTATAACCGCGCGCGAAGACGACGTTTTCCGGCTGGTCGGGGTCGTACCAGCAATGGTACTCGTCGCCAATTTGGAATTGATCCAAAATCGTTTGCGCACGTTGGGCGTCGGCCTGGAATTCACCCCGGACGTCGTAATGGCTCCAGGCGGTGAGGTTCCGACCGTCGACCTCGTAGGCGACGTGAATCTCGGGGCGCGTCAAACGCGTGTTATTCATGAGCAGCCGCGTCTCGAGCACGCGGCCGGTGGTTTCCACAAAGTCGTGGTTGGCGCGCCACTCGGGAATCGACAGCTTTAAAACGACGAAGGCCAACGAGATAACGCCGGCGACGAAGAAGACGGCGGCGAACAACCCCAGAGCGGCGCGCCCGGCCGTGGTCGAGCCGGTGCGACGCTCGCCGCGCTTCTTGCCGAGTAGGAAGGTCCAACGCGCCAAATCTGGGACTCCACTTGCAAATTCTCGACACCGATCGCGGCATGTCCCGGCCGGGGTTGCGACGATCACCGTTATCAAGCTCTATGGGCCGACATACTATAATGGCCGGGCCAGAGTTCGGCAGACCATTTCGCCCGCCGATTATCTACGCGTGAAACGCATTAAGGATTGCCTGCTTGAACATAATCTATCGTTCATCGCTGCGCGGTGTCTGTCGAATATTGCCGCGCGGGTCGTGGCAACATT
This region of Pirellulales bacterium genomic DNA includes:
- a CDS encoding DUF3592 domain-containing protein — its product is MARWTFLLGKKRGERRTGSTTAGRAALGLFAAVFFVAGVISLAFVVLKLSIPEWRANHDFVETTGRVLETRLLMNNTRLTRPEIHVAYEVDGRNLTAWSHYDVRGEFQADAQRAQTILDQFQIGDEYHCWYDPDQPENVVFARGYTWFAWLMLLIPGSFISVGGGGLIYTILTWGKSTERIAASAQHAPGLDFFLPPQNATADPYPFVPDPQDLNDSPGTVLAYRLPPGTGGWSLVATALVCLLWNGTVAIFVRMVMHSFEEGAPDWLLTVFVIPCVLIGVVFAWLLIRALRIATGIGPTLVEISANPLVPGGEYEVYMAQAGRLTIKRLDLKLVCEETTTYRQGTNTRKAIRRVYEQLLATCEQTAAGDSVSSEARATLTVPLDAMHSFKAAHNQIGWKFVVKGAAEQWPDFERSFPVVIRPRIAREDGR